TCGCTTCCACCCGGATGGAGCCGCTGACGTTGGAGATGGTCACCTTCGGCGAGCCATCCGTTTCGAACTTCCAGGACTGCGAGGCGGGAGCGGCGGCCAGGACCAGGAGCAGGGCGAGATTCACGGAGGATGCCTCGTAGGGAAGAAGGTTGTCGCCCTCCCCTACGAGACACCCGGAAAACGATTTCACCCGCCGCGGGCCACCCGCCGGTACAGCGCGTCGTGACGGCGCACCAGCCGCTCCAGGGACAGCTCGCGCTCCACGAAGGCGCGCGCCTCCGCCCCCATGCGTCCACCCAGCTCCCGGTCCGCCAGGAGCCGCCGGAAGGCCCCGGCCATCGCCTCGGGCTGCAGGGGCGGCACCACCAGGCCCCGCTCACCGTCCGCCACCAGCTCCGGATTGCCACCCACCCGCGTCACCACCATGGGCAGCCCCGCGGCCATGCCCTCCATCACCGCGTTGGACATGCCCTCGGCGGTGGAGCACAGCACCCCGAAGTCCGCCCGGGCGTAGATGGCCGGCACGTCCGAGCGGTGGCCCAGGAAGTGGACCGTGTCCCTCAGCCCCAGCTGTCCCGCCAGTCCCTCCAGCTCCGTGCGCCGGGGACCATCCCCCACCAGGAAGGCGTGCAGCACGTGCCCCTCGCCGCGCAGTTGCGCCAGCGCCCGCAGCAGATCCTCCTGCCGCTTCACCGGGTGGTTCATGTTCGCCACGTGCACCACCACCGGCGCGCCCTTCGTGTCCGGCAGCGGCGCCTTGAGGCCCTCGCGCACCCGCGCGCCGAAGCGCTTGAGATCCAGGCCGTTGGGGATGACGGACACCCGCTCCGGCGGCAGCCCCTCCTCCTCCACCAGCATCCGGCGGATGGCCTCGGCGTTGCCCACCACGTGGTCCGCCATCCGCGTGAGGCCCCTGAGCACCTCCCGCCGCGCCGCCCCGTGCCAGTGCGCCAGATCCAACCGTCCGACGATCACCTTCGTCCCCGCCAGCTTCGCCGCGGGCACCACCAGCATCGTCGAATAGAAGTCATGCGCGTGCACCAGCTCCACCCGCTGTTGCCGCAGCCAACGC
This is a stretch of genomic DNA from Archangium violaceum. It encodes these proteins:
- a CDS encoding glycosyltransferase, giving the protein MRREEARMAEEPLRLLQFTKSFHIGGTEVQVVELLRGLPSSYRVQLGVLQDMGPLMDSVHRLGFTPEVFPLNGSLARPNSVVQVVRLARWLRQQRVELVHAHDFYSTMLVVPAAKLAGTKVIVGRLDLAHWHGAARREVLRGLTRMADHVVGNAEAIRRMLVEEEGLPPERVSVIPNGLDLKRFGARVREGLKAPLPDTKGAPVVVHVANMNHPVKRQEDLLRALAQLRGEGHVLHAFLVGDGPRRTELEGLAGQLGLRDTVHFLGHRSDVPAIYARADFGVLCSTAEGMSNAVMEGMAAGLPMVVTRVGGNPELVADGERGLVVPPLQPEAMAGAFRRLLADRELGGRMGAEARAFVERELSLERLVRRHDALYRRVARGG